One region of Haloprofundus salilacus genomic DNA includes:
- a CDS encoding KaiC domain-containing protein: MSGDDDWFERALREESDGTDETDEREGGHEAEEAETDGEKSVEDGVALEDAGSTPSVADDSKRDGGDDVSGDKAFGGGGGDYDFGFGDSDDFGGGDDDFGFGEFGASDSGGGDFGFGGDTFDDAEFDESSFDSDIERVRIGIDGLDEMILGGVPKRSLMVAIGSAGTGKTTFGLQFLDEALRNDGRAVFITLEQSRDAVLSTAEEKGWPFRRYVEEDRLAVVELDPIEMANSLASIRNDLPELIEEFGADRLVLDSVSLLEMMYDHPSKRRSEVFDFARSLKQVGVTTMLTSEASEESPYTSKHGIVEYLTDAVFVLQYVRPSNFRETRLAIEIQKIRDANHSRETKPYEITQNGISVYRQANIF; the protein is encoded by the coding sequence ATGAGCGGAGACGACGACTGGTTCGAGCGTGCGCTTCGCGAAGAGTCGGACGGAACCGACGAAACGGACGAACGCGAAGGCGGCCACGAGGCGGAGGAAGCGGAGACGGATGGCGAGAAGTCGGTCGAAGACGGCGTAGCACTCGAAGACGCGGGATCGACACCGTCGGTGGCAGACGACTCCAAACGTGACGGTGGAGACGACGTAAGCGGCGACAAGGCGTTCGGCGGAGGCGGAGGCGACTACGACTTCGGATTCGGGGACAGTGACGACTTCGGTGGAGGCGACGACGATTTCGGATTCGGCGAGTTCGGCGCCTCGGATTCGGGCGGTGGCGACTTCGGTTTCGGCGGCGATACATTCGACGACGCCGAGTTCGACGAGTCGTCGTTCGACTCCGACATCGAGCGCGTCAGAATAGGTATCGACGGTCTCGACGAGATGATTCTCGGCGGCGTGCCGAAGCGGTCGCTGATGGTCGCCATCGGAAGCGCCGGCACCGGGAAGACGACGTTCGGTCTCCAGTTTCTCGACGAGGCGCTGCGAAACGACGGGCGGGCGGTGTTCATCACGCTCGAACAGAGCCGCGACGCCGTGCTGTCGACGGCCGAGGAGAAAGGGTGGCCGTTCCGGCGGTACGTCGAGGAGGACCGCCTCGCCGTCGTCGAACTCGACCCCATCGAGATGGCCAACAGCCTCGCGAGCATCCGCAACGACCTCCCGGAACTCATCGAGGAGTTCGGGGCCGACAGACTCGTCCTCGACTCCGTGTCGCTGCTGGAGATGATGTACGACCACCCCTCGAAGCGGCGCAGCGAGGTGTTCGACTTCGCCCGCTCGCTCAAGCAGGTCGGCGTGACAACGATGCTCACCTCCGAGGCGAGCGAGGAGAGTCCGTACACCTCCAAACACGGCATCGTCGAGTACCTCACCGACGCGGTGTTCGTGCTGCAGTACGTCCGGCCGTCGAACTTCCGCGAGACGCGACTCGCTATCGAGATTCAGAAGATACGCGACGCCAACCACTCTCGGGAGACGAAACCGTACGAAATCACCCAGAACGGTATCAGCGTCTACCGGCAGGCGAACATCTTCTGA
- a CDS encoding NAD(+)/NADH kinase has product MNVGIVAQKGNSRATSLAGEIRERLSTMDVSVTLDEATGESLGLDGRPVETLHDCDLIVSIGGDGTFLFAASGADGTPILGVNLGEVGFLNAVGPDDAVEAVMAEVAAVRNDEQRVRVVPRLVAVGDGWRSDPATNEVVVQGDRRGRGGGIDVEVRIDGSLYTGGHADGLLVATPTGSTAYNLSERGPLVHPSVGGLVVNEMCPDEGMPPLLVAPDATVTVTVNAVGGQKTTGGRLASDAATDEAVVVSDGKHSYPVTPPTEVEIRRAETPLRIAGPTSDFFEALNKLD; this is encoded by the coding sequence ATGAACGTCGGCATCGTCGCTCAGAAAGGAAATAGTCGAGCGACGTCTCTCGCTGGTGAGATTCGAGAGCGGCTCTCGACGATGGACGTCTCGGTGACGCTGGACGAGGCGACGGGCGAATCGCTCGGTCTCGACGGCCGGCCGGTCGAGACGCTCCACGACTGCGACCTCATCGTCAGTATCGGCGGCGACGGAACGTTTCTCTTCGCGGCCAGCGGCGCGGACGGCACGCCGATTCTCGGAGTCAACCTCGGCGAAGTCGGCTTCCTGAACGCCGTCGGTCCCGACGACGCCGTTGAGGCGGTGATGGCGGAAGTCGCCGCCGTCCGCAACGACGAACAGCGCGTCCGGGTCGTCCCCCGACTTGTCGCCGTCGGCGACGGGTGGCGAAGCGACCCCGCGACGAACGAAGTCGTCGTCCAGGGCGACCGCAGGGGACGCGGCGGCGGCATCGACGTGGAGGTCCGTATCGACGGTTCGCTGTACACCGGCGGTCACGCCGACGGTCTCCTCGTGGCAACGCCGACCGGGAGCACGGCGTACAACCTGAGCGAGCGCGGGCCGCTCGTCCACCCGAGCGTCGGCGGCCTCGTCGTCAACGAGATGTGTCCCGACGAGGGGATGCCGCCGCTTCTCGTCGCACCCGACGCCACGGTGACCGTGACGGTCAACGCCGTCGGTGGACAGAAAACGACCGGCGGACGTCTCGCCAGCGACGCCGCCACCGACGAGGCTGTCGTCGTCAGCGACGGCAAACACTCCTACCCCGTCACACCGCCGACGGAGGTCGAGATTCGGCGGGCGGAGACGCCGCTTCGCATCGCCGGTCCGACCTCGGATTTCTTCGAGGCGCTCAACAAACTCGACTGA
- the carB gene encoding carbamoyl-phosphate synthase large subunit has product MTDEALSTDERAASDDRTILLIGSGPIQIGQAAEFDYSGAQACRALREEGARVVLVNSNPATIMTDPEMADRVYIEPITTEAISEIIEKEQPDGVIAGLGGQTGLNVTAELAEEGVLEEHDVEIMGTPLDTIYATEDRDLFRQRMEKIGQPMPRSTTISLDEGESVTNLDEVALRDRIDAAVEEVGGLPVIARTTYTLGGSGSGVVNEMDELVERVRKGLRLSRNSEVLVTESIAGWVELEYEVMRDADDSCIIICNMENLDPMGIHTGESVVVTPSQVIPDDGHQEMRTAALDVIRELGIQGGCNIQFAWHDDGTPGGEYRVVEVNPRVSRSSALASKATGYPIARVTAKVALGKRLHEIENEITGETTAAFEPAIDYVVTKVPRWPKDKFEDVDFELGTAMKSTGEAMAIGRTFEESLLKALRSSEYDPAVDWANVSDEELEAEYLERPTPDRPYAMFEAFERGYSVADVAELTGIESWYVERYGRIVESTVAAAEGDFSAAASSGLTNAEVAATAGVGVEEVEMSVPNRSFKQVDTCAGEFEASTPYYYSARQPEFLNGDPLDEVRVDRDATSVVVVGGGPIRIGQGVEFDYCAVHAVRALREMGIDAHVVNNNPETVSTDYDTSDGLFFEPITAEEVADIVEVTGADGVMVQFGGQTSVNVGEPLEEELRRRNLDCEILGTTVEAMDLAEDRDRFNALMDEMGVAQPRGGTATTEAEALELANDIGYPVLVRPSYVLGGRAMRVVDDDDELETYIQEAVRVSPDKPILVDEFLDGAIELDVDAVADGKDVILGGVMEHVESAGVHSGDSACVIPPQSLDAETMGRVREVTEDIARALSTVGLLNVQLAVKDREVYVLEANPRSSRTVPFVSKAAGVPIAKLAAKVMAGATLAELDAEEQIPEHASVKEVVLPFDRLPGSDPRLGPEMKSTGEVMGTARSFGKAYGKAQSAAGSPIPEGGTAVANFTGESFPAPDGADADALRGRLAEFYDLATFDDLTAAIRRGEVDLVVSDDRETLETCVSEEVPYFSTEASTEAALEALSVRDEPLDVMAVSDRPRRAAEWGRN; this is encoded by the coding sequence ATGACCGACGAGGCACTCTCGACAGACGAGCGGGCGGCGTCCGACGACCGGACCATCCTGCTCATCGGTAGCGGCCCCATCCAGATCGGACAGGCGGCGGAGTTCGACTACTCTGGCGCGCAAGCGTGCCGGGCGCTCCGAGAGGAAGGAGCGCGAGTCGTCCTCGTCAACTCGAACCCCGCGACCATCATGACCGACCCGGAGATGGCCGACCGGGTGTACATCGAACCAATCACGACCGAAGCTATCTCCGAAATCATCGAGAAGGAACAACCCGACGGCGTCATCGCCGGACTCGGCGGTCAGACGGGACTGAACGTCACCGCCGAACTCGCTGAGGAAGGCGTTCTGGAGGAACACGACGTCGAAATCATGGGGACGCCGCTCGACACCATCTACGCGACGGAGGATCGCGACCTGTTCCGCCAGCGGATGGAGAAGATCGGCCAACCGATGCCGCGCTCGACGACCATCTCGCTCGACGAGGGCGAGTCGGTAACGAACCTCGACGAAGTGGCGCTCCGCGACCGCATCGACGCCGCCGTCGAGGAAGTCGGCGGCCTACCCGTCATCGCGCGGACGACGTACACCCTCGGCGGGTCGGGGTCGGGCGTCGTCAACGAGATGGATGAACTGGTCGAACGCGTCCGCAAAGGCCTGCGCCTCTCGCGCAACAGCGAGGTGCTCGTCACCGAATCCATCGCCGGGTGGGTCGAACTCGAGTACGAGGTGATGCGCGACGCCGACGACTCCTGCATCATCATCTGCAACATGGAGAATCTCGACCCGATGGGCATCCACACCGGCGAGTCCGTCGTCGTGACGCCCTCGCAGGTGATTCCTGACGACGGCCACCAGGAGATGCGGACCGCGGCGCTCGACGTCATCCGCGAACTCGGGATTCAAGGTGGCTGTAACATCCAGTTCGCGTGGCACGACGACGGCACCCCCGGCGGCGAGTACCGCGTGGTGGAAGTGAACCCGCGCGTCTCGCGCTCGTCGGCGCTGGCGTCGAAGGCGACCGGCTACCCCATCGCCCGCGTGACGGCGAAAGTCGCCCTCGGCAAGCGTCTCCACGAGATAGAGAACGAAATTACCGGCGAGACGACCGCCGCCTTCGAACCGGCCATCGACTACGTCGTGACGAAAGTGCCGCGCTGGCCTAAGGACAAGTTCGAGGACGTCGACTTCGAGTTGGGGACGGCGATGAAGTCGACGGGCGAGGCGATGGCCATCGGTCGGACGTTCGAGGAGTCGCTGCTGAAGGCGCTTCGCTCCTCGGAGTATGACCCGGCGGTCGACTGGGCGAACGTGAGCGACGAGGAACTCGAAGCGGAGTACCTCGAACGACCTACGCCCGACCGCCCGTACGCGATGTTCGAGGCGTTCGAGCGCGGGTACAGCGTCGCCGACGTGGCGGAACTGACGGGCATCGAGTCGTGGTACGTCGAACGCTACGGCCGCATCGTCGAATCGACCGTCGCCGCCGCCGAAGGTGACTTCTCGGCCGCCGCATCGTCGGGACTCACGAACGCCGAAGTCGCCGCGACCGCCGGCGTCGGCGTCGAGGAAGTTGAGATGAGCGTCCCGAACCGCTCGTTCAAGCAGGTTGACACCTGCGCCGGGGAGTTCGAGGCGTCGACGCCGTACTACTACTCCGCACGCCAGCCCGAGTTCCTCAACGGCGACCCGCTCGACGAGGTGCGCGTCGACCGCGACGCGACGAGCGTCGTCGTCGTCGGCGGCGGACCCATCCGCATCGGGCAGGGCGTCGAGTTCGATTACTGCGCGGTGCACGCGGTCCGCGCGCTCCGCGAGATGGGCATCGACGCCCACGTCGTCAACAACAATCCGGAAACCGTCTCGACGGACTACGACACCTCCGACGGCCTGTTCTTCGAGCCGATAACCGCCGAGGAGGTGGCCGACATCGTCGAGGTGACGGGCGCCGACGGCGTGATGGTGCAGTTCGGCGGCCAGACCTCGGTGAACGTCGGCGAACCGCTGGAGGAGGAACTCCGGCGGAGAAACCTCGACTGCGAAATTCTCGGCACCACCGTCGAGGCGATGGACCTCGCGGAGGACCGCGACCGGTTCAACGCGCTGATGGACGAGATGGGCGTCGCCCAACCGCGCGGCGGGACGGCGACCACCGAGGCGGAAGCACTCGAACTCGCCAACGACATCGGCTACCCTGTGCTCGTCCGCCCGAGCTACGTCCTCGGCGGCCGCGCGATGCGCGTCGTCGACGACGACGACGAACTGGAGACCTATATCCAAGAAGCCGTCCGCGTGAGCCCCGACAAACCGATTCTTGTCGACGAGTTCCTCGACGGCGCGATCGAACTCGACGTGGACGCCGTCGCCGACGGCAAAGACGTGATACTCGGCGGCGTGATGGAGCACGTCGAGTCCGCGGGCGTCCACTCGGGCGACTCCGCCTGCGTCATCCCGCCGCAGTCGCTCGACGCCGAGACGATGGGTCGCGTACGCGAAGTCACCGAGGACATCGCTCGCGCGCTCTCGACGGTCGGCCTGTTGAACGTCCAGTTGGCCGTGAAGGACCGCGAGGTGTACGTCCTCGAAGCGAACCCGCGCTCCTCGCGGACGGTGCCGTTCGTCTCGAAGGCCGCGGGCGTCCCCATCGCGAAACTCGCGGCGAAGGTGATGGCGGGCGCGACGCTCGCCGAACTCGACGCGGAGGAGCAGATTCCCGAGCACGCGAGCGTCAAGGAGGTCGTGCTCCCGTTCGACCGCCTGCCGGGCAGCGACCCCCGTCTCGGCCCAGAGATGAAGTCGACTGGCGAGGTGATGGGCACCGCGCGCTCGTTCGGCAAAGCGTACGGGAAGGCCCAGTCGGCCGCCGGGTCGCCGATTCCCGAGGGCGGAACGGCCGTCGCTAACTTCACGGGGGAATCGTTCCCCGCACCCGACGGCGCCGATGCCGACGCGCTCCGCGGGCGTCTCGCGGAGTTCTACGACCTCGCGACGTTCGACGACCTGACGGCCGCGATTCGTCGGGGCGAAGTCGACCTCGTCGTCTCCGACGACCGCGAGACGCTCGAAACCTGCGTCTCCGAGGAGGTGCCGTACTTCTCGACGGAGGCGAGCACCGAGGCGGCGCTGGAGGCGCTGTCGGTCCGCGACGAACCGCTCGACGTGATGGCCGTCTCTGACCGTCCGCGCCGGGCCGCCGAGTGGGGCCGTAACTGA
- a CDS encoding DUF5815 family protein, translating to MAQPRVPGGGGDELELPCGETKHIRDLDLGMREFDCACGETHAVVTDSHPPERFVPDFLVEVLREAIETTSEEMPEFGTPHLMGIVLEEFPDRVASEDVSEDQQVGYAMVWVTDFDSRRLHEIIVELIVELMEHAVSHADDDDALSQFETKMLEFDVSEFVEQYRAQRDLSSDDVYAQ from the coding sequence ATGGCACAACCGCGCGTCCCCGGAGGCGGGGGCGACGAACTCGAACTTCCCTGCGGCGAGACCAAACACATCAGAGACCTCGATCTGGGGATGCGCGAGTTCGACTGCGCGTGCGGCGAGACGCACGCCGTCGTCACCGACTCGCACCCGCCCGAGCGGTTCGTCCCCGACTTTCTCGTCGAAGTGTTGCGCGAGGCGATCGAGACGACGAGCGAGGAGATGCCCGAGTTCGGCACGCCGCACCTGATGGGTATCGTCCTCGAAGAGTTCCCCGACCGGGTCGCGAGCGAGGACGTGAGCGAAGACCAGCAGGTCGGTTACGCGATGGTGTGGGTGACCGACTTCGACTCGCGTCGCCTCCACGAGATAATCGTCGAACTCATCGTCGAACTGATGGAGCACGCGGTGAGTCACGCCGACGACGACGACGCGCTCTCGCAGTTCGAGACGAAGATGCTGGAGTTCGACGTGAGCGAGTTCGTCGAGCAGTACCGCGCCCAGCGCGACCTGTCGTCGGACGACGTGTACGCGCAGTAA
- a CDS encoding NAD(P)/FAD-dependent oxidoreductase, whose protein sequence is MISVVGGGIAGLACAYRLQQHGHDVRVFEATEDVGGLAAVYETKGDPIEKFYHHLSKSEETIVELAEELGVGDKLEWLVGKNGYYFDGEVYPMDTPWEILAFPHLNVYDKFRLTMLTQEIDVREGRPKFDTYENIEDFEHVPLKEFIVDHTTQNVYDNFFEPLLDAKFGSRKDDVSAAWLLGRVKFRGERDLLRGEILGYFQGGFAPFVDALVDAVGRENIVTNARVTELEIGDDGVESITVEEDGAGDAVAAADGGAVGSAAAEAAEPDSTATTYETDAIVCATMPNVLEDLTGYRCDIDFQGAVCAVVTMDEQLTDTYWLNVAHDAPFGALIEHTNFVPPERYGGDHLLYIASYIQDYEEELWQMSDEEVEETWLSELETMFPNFHRRLVSEFRLARNPRAAPVYERGYRDMVVPYDLGDDIGEGIYYAGMASAAQYPERSLNGGIVAGYECADRIDEKGRLD, encoded by the coding sequence ATGATAAGCGTCGTTGGCGGCGGCATCGCCGGACTCGCCTGCGCGTATCGTCTCCAGCAACACGGTCACGACGTGCGCGTCTTCGAGGCGACGGAGGACGTCGGCGGACTGGCCGCCGTCTACGAGACGAAGGGCGACCCGATAGAGAAGTTCTACCACCACCTCTCGAAGTCCGAGGAGACCATCGTCGAACTCGCCGAGGAACTCGGCGTCGGCGACAAACTGGAGTGGCTCGTCGGCAAGAACGGCTACTACTTCGACGGCGAGGTGTACCCGATGGACACGCCGTGGGAGATTCTCGCGTTCCCCCATCTCAACGTCTACGACAAGTTCCGTCTCACGATGCTCACCCAGGAGATAGACGTGCGCGAGGGGAGACCGAAGTTCGACACCTACGAGAATATCGAGGATTTCGAACACGTCCCGCTCAAGGAGTTCATCGTCGACCACACGACGCAGAACGTCTACGACAACTTCTTCGAACCTCTGCTCGACGCGAAGTTCGGCAGTCGCAAGGACGACGTGAGCGCGGCGTGGCTCCTCGGCCGCGTCAAATTCCGCGGCGAGCGCGACCTGCTGCGCGGCGAGATTCTCGGCTACTTCCAGGGCGGATTCGCGCCGTTCGTCGACGCGCTCGTCGACGCCGTCGGCCGCGAGAACATCGTCACGAACGCGCGCGTGACCGAACTGGAGATTGGCGACGACGGCGTGGAGTCGATAACGGTCGAAGAGGACGGCGCTGGCGACGCTGTGGCCGCCGCCGACGGCGGGGCCGTGGGTAGCGCGGCCGCGGAAGCGGCGGAACCCGACTCGACCGCGACGACGTACGAAACCGACGCCATCGTCTGCGCGACGATGCCGAACGTCTTAGAGGACCTCACCGGCTACCGCTGCGACATCGACTTCCAGGGCGCGGTCTGCGCCGTCGTGACGATGGACGAGCAACTGACCGACACCTACTGGCTCAACGTCGCCCACGACGCGCCGTTCGGCGCGCTCATCGAGCACACGAACTTCGTTCCGCCGGAGCGCTACGGGGGCGACCACCTGCTGTACATCGCCAGCTACATCCAGGATTACGAGGAGGAACTCTGGCAGATGTCGGACGAAGAGGTCGAGGAGACGTGGCTCTCGGAGTTGGAGACGATGTTCCCGAACTTCCACCGACGCCTCGTGAGCGAGTTCCGCCTCGCGCGCAACCCCCGCGCCGCGCCCGTCTACGAGCGCGGCTACCGCGACATGGTCGTCCCGTACGACCTCGGCGACGACATCGGCGAGGGAATCTACTACGCGGGGATGGCCAGCGCCGCACAGTACCCCGAGCGCAGCCTCAACGGCGGCATCGTCGCGGGCTACGAGTGCGCCGACAGAATCGACGAGAAAGGTCGACTCGACTGA
- a CDS encoding GNAT family N-acetyltransferase has product MPGAVVTSGERVALRTFEPEDIPFLQRAHANPEIRYPLGSPVKSRAELETWTDDEAVRLVVSLDADDASPGDADEDHVRPIGVVSVEDADWRRPELTYWLVSEVHGEGYGKESVSLLVDYVFRTYAHPAVGACAYEFNDTSRGLLESLGFSEEGCTRMDRFVDGEYVDTVRYGLLRREWRQQREESGA; this is encoded by the coding sequence ATGCCCGGAGCCGTCGTCACGAGTGGTGAGCGAGTCGCTCTCCGAACGTTCGAACCTGAGGACATCCCGTTTCTTCAGCGCGCGCACGCGAACCCCGAGATTCGATATCCCCTCGGCAGCCCGGTGAAGAGTCGAGCGGAACTCGAAACGTGGACCGACGACGAGGCGGTCCGACTCGTGGTCTCTCTCGACGCCGACGACGCGAGCCCCGGCGACGCCGACGAAGACCACGTGAGACCCATCGGCGTCGTCTCAGTGGAAGACGCCGACTGGCGTCGCCCCGAACTCACGTACTGGCTCGTCTCCGAAGTTCACGGCGAGGGCTACGGAAAAGAGTCGGTCTCGCTCCTCGTCGACTACGTCTTCCGCACCTACGCCCATCCGGCGGTTGGCGCGTGCGCGTACGAGTTCAACGACACTTCGCGCGGACTACTGGAGTCGCTCGGGTTCTCCGAAGAGGGGTGTACCCGGATGGACCGCTTCGTCGACGGCGAGTACGTCGACACCGTTCGGTACGGCCTACTCCGTCGCGAGTGGCGCCAACAGCGCGAAGAAAGCGGTGCGTGA
- a CDS encoding arylsulfotransferase family protein, translating into MVSRTVFRAALAAVVVLSALTLVAGQQTAGASSADASGVFLDGEGDSVPPANGTTVIATDSSAVLADEGDTPRTKSELVAFNPDGSTLYYNSTYNRYWDVDPSPEGEYTVLYTASMHLDGEECSATTVCTRNVVERANLSTGETERLYSRITPHKHSTRWHDVDRVNETHYAVADIYRDRVFVFDVETGLTTWEWEAQQEFSLESGGEYPRDWTHVNDVEVLDDGRLMVSLRNQDRVVFLDPQTGLQENWTLGAEDDYDTLYEQHNPDYIPENEGGPAVLVADSENNRVVEYQRENGTWNRTWQWQDARMQWVRDADRLPNGHTLISDSNGNRVFEIDRNGEIVWQADVAFPYESERLETGDESSGGESAASLGLPSRTVDDTGGDDKTLLTSAWLTVRSVVPGSLLNGIVYLVPGWMGPIEAGALVALVVVGVGWAVLEWRWSPYRLRLQSPARLRRK; encoded by the coding sequence ATGGTCTCCCGAACGGTCTTTCGAGCGGCGCTCGCGGCAGTCGTTGTCCTCTCGGCGCTGACGCTGGTCGCCGGGCAGCAGACCGCCGGTGCCAGCAGCGCCGACGCTTCCGGAGTGTTTCTCGACGGCGAGGGCGACTCCGTTCCGCCCGCCAACGGCACGACGGTGATCGCCACCGATTCCAGCGCCGTCCTCGCCGACGAAGGCGACACCCCGCGGACGAAATCCGAACTGGTCGCGTTCAACCCCGACGGGTCGACGCTGTACTACAACAGCACGTACAATCGGTACTGGGACGTCGACCCGAGCCCCGAAGGCGAGTACACGGTGCTGTACACCGCGTCGATGCATCTCGACGGCGAGGAGTGCTCGGCGACGACCGTCTGCACCCGGAACGTCGTCGAACGCGCCAACCTCTCGACGGGCGAGACGGAGCGCCTCTACTCGCGCATCACGCCGCACAAACACTCGACGCGCTGGCACGACGTGGACCGCGTCAACGAGACGCACTACGCCGTCGCCGACATCTACCGCGACCGGGTGTTCGTCTTCGACGTCGAGACCGGACTAACGACGTGGGAGTGGGAGGCTCAGCAGGAGTTCTCGCTCGAAAGCGGCGGGGAGTACCCGCGCGACTGGACCCACGTCAACGACGTGGAGGTGCTCGACGACGGCCGCCTGATGGTCAGCCTCCGCAATCAGGACCGCGTCGTCTTCTTGGACCCGCAGACAGGCCTTCAGGAGAACTGGACGCTCGGCGCGGAGGACGACTACGACACCCTCTACGAGCAGCACAACCCCGACTACATCCCCGAGAACGAGGGCGGCCCGGCCGTTCTGGTCGCCGACTCCGAGAACAACCGCGTCGTCGAATACCAGCGCGAGAACGGGACGTGGAACCGGACGTGGCAGTGGCAGGACGCACGGATGCAGTGGGTTCGCGACGCCGACCGACTGCCGAACGGCCACACGCTCATCTCCGACTCCAACGGCAACCGCGTGTTCGAGATAGACCGCAACGGCGAGATCGTCTGGCAGGCGGACGTCGCGTTCCCCTACGAGTCCGAGCGACTCGAAACCGGCGACGAGTCCAGCGGCGGCGAGAGCGCCGCGAGCCTCGGACTGCCGTCGCGAACCGTCGACGACACCGGCGGGGATGACAAAACGCTGCTGACGAGCGCGTGGCTCACGGTTCGGAGCGTCGTTCCGGGGTCGCTGCTCAACGGTATCGTCTACCTCGTTCCGGGGTGGATGGGACCGATCGAAGCGGGCGCGCTCGTCGCGCTCGTCGTCGTCGGCGTCGGGTGGGCCGTCCTCGAGTGGCGCTGGTCGCCGTATCGGCTTCGACTGCAGTCTCCCGCACGGCTCCGGAGAAAGTAA
- a CDS encoding ABC transporter permease, protein MDLLENLRMSWRSIVGHKLRSTLTTLGVIIGVAAVIAFVTLGASLQADIVNTIAGNNQDVMYVSASSQTEGGIPQLGQGGQSVFTQHDVAQIRQVEGVAAAVPVGGIATSQVSYQNDSVGRQWVTVSRPQYFQLKGQRIVEGRSYRAGQREVVLNRPAAQMFAENVTVGENITLARAANGQPINATVVGIAEASQEGAGALTGSARPSIYAPTNPFYERTVISPTTQEQQRVYSQVLVSAGSIEEIEAVQGRIISYLTERSDARILKAEGYQFEVTTYDQLVDQIRQVSNTFTAYITGIAVISLVVGAIGIANIMLVSVTERTREIGIMKAVGAKRGDIMQLFLLEAILLGLFGSVFGALVGIGGGYAATVLIDLPLRIRPLWFVVSIVVGPLVGVFAGVYPAWSAATVDPIDALRHE, encoded by the coding sequence GTGGACCTCTTAGAGAACCTCCGGATGAGTTGGCGGAGCATCGTAGGCCACAAACTCCGCTCGACGCTGACGACGCTCGGGGTCATCATCGGCGTCGCCGCCGTCATCGCGTTCGTCACGCTGGGGGCGAGTCTCCAGGCGGACATCGTCAACACCATCGCCGGGAACAACCAGGACGTGATGTACGTCTCCGCGTCCTCGCAGACCGAAGGCGGCATTCCGCAACTCGGGCAGGGCGGACAGTCGGTGTTCACCCAGCACGACGTGGCCCAGATCCGACAGGTAGAGGGCGTCGCCGCCGCCGTTCCCGTCGGCGGCATCGCCACGTCGCAGGTGAGTTATCAGAACGACTCGGTCGGTAGGCAGTGGGTGACGGTGTCGAGACCGCAGTACTTCCAGTTGAAGGGCCAGCGGATTGTCGAAGGGAGATCGTACCGTGCCGGCCAGCGGGAAGTCGTCTTGAACCGACCAGCAGCGCAGATGTTCGCCGAGAACGTCACCGTCGGCGAGAACATCACGCTCGCGCGGGCCGCGAACGGACAGCCGATAAACGCGACCGTCGTCGGTATCGCGGAGGCGTCACAGGAGGGCGCGGGCGCGCTCACCGGCAGCGCACGACCGAGCATCTACGCGCCGACGAATCCGTTCTACGAGCGGACGGTCATCAGTCCGACCACGCAGGAGCAGCAACGGGTGTACTCGCAGGTGCTCGTCAGCGCCGGCAGCATTGAGGAGATAGAGGCGGTGCAGGGTCGAATCATCTCGTATCTCACCGAGCGATCCGACGCCCGGATTCTCAAAGCCGAGGGCTACCAGTTCGAGGTGACGACGTACGACCAACTCGTCGACCAGATACGACAGGTAAGTAATACGTTCACCGCCTACATCACCGGCATCGCCGTCATCTCACTCGTCGTCGGCGCCATCGGCATCGCGAACATCATGCTCGTCAGCGTCACCGAGCGAACCCGGGAGATCGGTATCATGAAAGCCGTCGGAGCCAAGCGCGGCGACATCATGCAGTTGTTCCTGCTGGAAGCGATACTGTTGGGGCTGTTCGGGTCGGTGTTCGGCGCGCTCGTCGGGATCGGCGGCGGCTACGCCGCGACGGTGCTCATCGACTTGCCGCTGCGGATTCGTCCGCTCTGGTTCGTCGTCTCCATCGTCGTGGGACCGCTCGTCGGCGTGTTCGCCGGCGTGTACCCCGCCTGGAGCGCCGCAACGGTCGACCCGATAGATGCACTCAGACACGAGTAG